From the genome of Bos indicus isolate NIAB-ARS_2022 breed Sahiwal x Tharparkar chromosome 2, NIAB-ARS_B.indTharparkar_mat_pri_1.0, whole genome shotgun sequence:
TGAAATCGTCCAGCCGAGTTCATTTCCCCCAGGGAAAATGCGTAGGCGAGAAGCCTATCCATCAGCAggattataaaagtgaaaaacccGGGACTTCAAGTTCAGAACTCACTCTGCAAACGGTGTTAAAAAATCTGAGAGGACCTAATGATTTCCGTTTGGAGGCGCGGGCCCAACGCACCTCCCCAGCCACGTAGCACTGAAGTGCTTTCAAAACTCTAGgagattctctctctccctctctcccttctggggtgggaggagagcaGCCAGGCTGCGatgaagtggggagggagagaactCGGCGTcctatttgttaaataaaacacatatttgGTTCTGAAATTCTAAAGATAAGTAATCCAGACAGGAGCGCAAGGTCTTCTCCTTACGCAACTCTTCCAACATCCTCCCCCTTGTCCCCCCTCCCTcttgtaaatgtaaaaaaaaaaaaaaaaaccccacttcCCGACGATCTACTCTGGAAAATCAAAGCATTATCTATTATTTAACACGTATCTATGTCCGAGGAAAAATGAGGAAGGCGCTGCATGATTAGGACCTAAGGGGCAACCCAGCAAACTGAGAGCGTAATGATGCCCCTAAATGAAGGGGGAAATGTGCCGCGGCGCGCTCTATTAATCAGACTGTCAATTTCACCCCCGAGGCCAAACCCCCGGGCGAGCAGAACCGGCTCTGAGCGGGCAAAGGACCGGAGACTTCCTCCTCACTTCTTGTCTCTTCTCGCCTCCTACCTGGATCTATTTGTCTGCTCTGAAGCCGCCTTCATTACCCACTGACAGGAACgtgtatttatttgcttataaACCTGTTACAATAAATGATTATTCGAACAGCGTCATTCGTACCTTAATGACGAGCGAGCGCTACTTTTTGATGAATGACATCTCGGGCTCGGAAGGATGTATGGGTCATTTTGACCAGTCATTCCCTCGCTCTGGCATCCCACAATTTTTCCGCCTCCCTCCAAAAGAGATAATAATATTTAGAGGCGCTCGCTGGGGCTGAATGAGAATTAGCCCTCGGCGCAGCCCATCATTAGGACGGGACAGCCGGGCCACTGTGACATTTTTTAGAAAGCTGAAATGatggaaagaataagaaaagagaTGATTCTGATGGAGAGAGGGCTGCACAGCCCTACGACCGGCAAGAGATTCTCCAATTTGTCCGACTCGGCTGGCAATGCTGTGCTTGAGGCCCTGGAAAATTCGCAGCACCCGGCTCGCCTCAGCCCGCGCCTGCCGTCCGCCCCCCTGCACAGCGCTTTGGGAGACCTCCCTGCCAAGGGCAAATTCGAAATAGACACTTTGTTCAACCTGCAGCACCCGAGCAGCGAAAGCACCGTCTCCTCCGAAATCGCGTCTGCCGCGGAGGGCCGAAAAAAGCCGGGTCATTATTCAGAGGCGGCCGCCGAGGCAGACATGAGCAGCGACGTGGAGGTGGGCTGCTCGGCGCTGCGCTCCCCTGGCGGCCTCGGAGCGGTTCCGCTCAAGGAAAACAATGGCAAAGGTAATCGCGCTGCCCGCGCCGCGCTCTCCAGTCCCATTCTCTCTGTTCCTTCGCTGCCCTGCGGGCCCTTCGTGGTGCCTTTGCCCCTCTCCGACCCTCTGCAGCAAGCTGCACCGAGCTGGTTCGGGCGGGGGCGGGACGCAGGCGTGGGACCGTGCCCTCCGGCTCTGCTCCTTGAGCCTCCCAGAGAGACGCAGGCCTACGGCCTGCCCTCGCTCCTAAGTCGGAGAAAAGGTTTTCCGCTTGCGGGTCTAAACGCCCGTGCGAGCCGATCGACCCCGAGCCATCCACTGAGTCTGTCCGGGGGAAGGGTGCCCTGGGCAGCTGCTCTGAACTCCGCGGCCTCTGAACCCCGAGGCCGAGCGGAGGAAGCATTCTAAATAAGTCAAGGGAGCCTCGCTGGGCACCTTTGGGAGACCCTCTTGGGTCAGCGGGAGAAAGTTGAAAAGTAGAGTTCACCCCTCAATGGTTCCAGTTTGAGTTGTTGCTGTCTTTCgaatcttgaaatattttaaacaaaattccaGAGCCAGTCAAAGGAAGGTTAGAGGCCGACAGAAAGCTGCCCTGCGGTCTCCAGATCAAGGAAAATCCAGAGCTTCCCAAACTGAGTTTAGATGTAGGCTTTTTCCCTTGGCCAGTTTTCCTCCTGAGTTGAAATTTTccaattattaaaacaaaactacCGTCCTTAATTGAGTTCCTATTATTTGGTTATGAAGGGCTCCCCAAACTTTATTGATTCCATTAACGGCAGCAATTTGTAAACATGACAGACCCCATCAATTTAGGCAGCGCCTCGCCTTCCTCTCGTGGCTTCCCCCATCCGCGTGCAGCCTCAGCGCGGGGATCTCGGTCCTACAGTGACTCATGCGCTGCCGGCCGTTTGTTTGGCAGGGTTCGCAGAGAGTGGCTCAGTCGCGGGCACCACGACGTCTGCGACAGGCTCCGGCCTCGGCAGCCTGcatggaggcggcggcggcggcggcagcggcgggggCACGGCGCTGGGCGGCTCCGGCTCTGGCGCGGATCAGGTGCGGCGCTACCGCACGGCGTTCACCCGCGAACAGATCGCCCGCCTGGAGAAGGAGTTCTACCGGGAGAACTATGTGTCGCGGCCACGCCGGTGCGAGCTAGCCGCTGCACTCAACCTTCCCGAAACCACTATCAAGGTATTGATTCCAGCACGCGCCTGTTCTAGCCTCCCCCGGGTGTGTgggttgatttttatttctcctttttgggCGACTAGGTTTAGCTGAGGGCCTGAAAACCCACGGGGAGAGTCACCAAAGGAATTGGCATATTTATTTCTCAGTTGCCGTATCCGAAGGTCTAGCCGGTCTGGCTGACCTGGGAAGGGCTCCGAATGGCGCAGCCCATGCCGAAAATGCTCGCCTCCGCCCAGCGCGTGCTCAGGTGCCCCTAACCCTTCTCCACGGCTCCACTTTCCCCTCGGCGGCAAAGACagctggtctttgttgctctggCACGAACCAGAGGTGAAACTTTTCAATTGCTCTTGATCTTGGAGgtttatttttcacataaatcgttacaaagagaaagatagtgtatttttaaaaatcgatGGGGTTGAGAAAtagttttctaaacatttttctcCTGGGCAACGGGAAAGAAAGCAAGCTCCTGGGGGGAACAACGAAATTGTCCTTATTAACATCTCTTTAggtgattaattttattttacatccaGGAAAGATAGCCGGGAGGTTGGGCGACTTGGTGAACTCTTCAAGGAGGATCTggcattataaaaaaagaaaagaggaaactccatgggatggggaggagtgtGAAAGTCTCTCTTCGGTTTGGTCGGGCTTTCTTTAATTTAGAGTTGTGACGAATGATGTCTTCATTAGATACTGTGTTGGGAGGGGTAGAAAAGTCCCCTTCCCAGTTTAAGAGGATGTTGTTCCCGCCATTCATTTGAAGCAAATGATTCCAACAAAATCATCCCTTCAATATCAGAACCGGACCCATGCCCCTCGGGACAATTCCTCACAGCTCAGAGGACTCAAGACCTCACGCGGCGACTTTTTACAAAAGCTGCGGTGGCAGCTTCTCTTCAAAGGAGCCCTAGAATCCTCGTGCAAATCCTGGGATTGAGAGACGGGTGCTCAGCGAGGCCGGGCAACCTGTGGGTGgcgagaaagagaggaaaggttGGGTTGGGACGAGGAAGCGCAGTCTAAAGCTAGAGAATAGAAGCTCCAGGAGCCGCAGCAATCGGACATAGGAAAGAAGATTATTTTCGCTGAGGAGAGTGTGCCTACGGCGCTTCACATTGCCGCTCACACTGTCTCAGCTGGAAGAGAGGACTCGGCCCGGTCGGAGGGGCGTAGGCCAGGCCATTCCGAGGtctgggaggggcggggaggcccggggcgggggctggggcctCCGGGCGCTCCCTAACTGGGGCCGCGGCGCGACTCTCCCCACAGGTATGGTTCCAGAACCGGCGCATGAAGGACAAGCGGCAGCGTCTGGCCATGTCGTGGCCGCACCCGGCCGACCCCAGCTTCTACACCTACATGATGACGCACGCGGCCGCCACCGGAAGCCTGCCCTACCCTTTCCACTCGCACGTGCCGCTGCACTACTACCCGCACGTGGGTGTCACGGCCGCGGCCGCGGCGGCTGCGGCCTCCGGCGCAGCCGCCGCGGCCTCATCACCCTTCGCCACTTCCATCCGCCCGCTGGACACCTTCCGCGCCCTCTCGCATCCCTACTCGCGCCCCGAGCTGCTGTGCAGCTTCCGTCACCCGGGCCTCTACCAGACGCCGGCGGCTGCCGCCGGGCTCAACAGCGCGGCTTCGGCCGCGGCGGCTGCTGCAGCTGCGGCGGCCGCGGCCTCTTCGGCCGCGGCGGCCGGGGCGCCCCCCAGCGGCGGTTCCGCACCCTGCTCGTGCCTCAGTTGCCACAGCAGTCAGTCGGCCGcagccgccgctgccgccgccgccgccgctctgGGCTCCCGGGGTGGCGGCGGGGGCAGCGGGGGTGGCGGCGGCAGCGCAGGGGCCGCCGGGGGCTCGGACTTCGGCTGCAGCGGTGCGGCGCCGCGCTCTGAGAGCGGCTTTCTGCCCTACTCAGCCGCTGTGCTAAGCAAGACCGCCGTGAGCCCTCCGGACCAGAGGGACGAGGCGCCGCTCACCAGATAACTACGTCGCCGCCGCCAGGGGGCTGCGCCCGACGCTCCGAGTGTGCCCCGGGAGTCCCCTGAGCGCCCCCCATGCCCTCTTTGCGCCCACGTGCCCTCTGCGCTCCGCCTGCTGCTGAGGCTCTCGCCAGGGGGCGCCCCGGCGCGGGAGGTCGCAGGGAACTTGCCCCGAGTTGGGGGGAAAGAGCCAGCTCGGAAAGCCCGGCTTGCGTCCCctcaaattatttctatttttgtattttctaccCTGCCGCCTCCCCTCCTTTTAAGTGTGTTTCCCGTCGCCCAGACCCCGCTTCCTGCCTCTGTCCTGAGCTCTTGGTCTCCCCAAGACAATCTCCTCGCCCCCGAAACCAGTCCGCTGTGGTCTCGGGCCCAGGCTGAAGCCGTCAGGCCTAGTTTCTCGGCTGAGCCACGTGGCCAAAAGCAACGGAAAACCACAACAGAGTAGGGAATGGTGTGTGCTAGTGTGGtgtgcggggggaggggggggaatCCACCCGGTTGTTCCCGCTGCTGCTGTGTTTCTTCcatcctttcttttattttctttaaacgaGGGTAGAGGAGGTAGCAGTTTTTCTCTTAGCCTGAGCTTGTTAGGGGCCCTATACGAGGACAGCGGAAGAATGGAGGTCTGAGAAGGCCTAGAGGGCGGATGGAGAGTGCGGGCGGCCGCGGGTGTAGAGAGTGTTTACTGCGTGCAGGGGACAAGGATGTTGGGGCTGTGACCGCGGTCCCGGGAAGGACAAAGCCACGAAGCCGAGATGCGAAGAGGCGCAGTCCCGCCTCCTCTCTCGGCCCACTGCCGGTCTCTCTTCTGATCTTCGGTTTGGGTTGGAGGCGTCTTGCATATTCTTGTGCAAAAAGTAATGGTTAATAAGAGTGGCACAGCCAGACCAGGGGAGGAAAGGCAAACGGAGGGATGAGGAGGGCAAGACTGAACGATCTCGTAGTATTTGAAGAATCGTTTTCAGCTTAGTTTTCCAACGACTGGGTTCCACTCCATCTGGGAAATACTTGAATCTCTAGATATATATTATCCTGAAGCATTTACTTAGATGCTTTTCTAAGTTCGAACTCCATTCCCttcacccccttccctcctcgCTTTCCTCTTCCTCGGGTAAAAGGGTTCTTGGCTTATTTCTCACGCATGTCTATTGCGCCTTCGCCTCTGCAAAGCCACCGCTGGGTTGCTGAGACCGGCTCTGCCAACCCTGGCTACTGGAGGGGTTTCCTTGAACTTGAAGAAAGGCACATCAAAACACACCGGTGTTAACTGCCACGTCAATTTTGATGCTAATAATGTGCAGATTATGACGAAAATTGCCAATCATGCTCTCTGATGGACCTCCTTTGAATGTGGAATTGGAGAAAAGTTCCCCGCACGGAGACCTGCTGTCAAGTACTAACAACCCGCTAAGGGAAGTCATTAGGAGAGACGGATAAGAGACTCGGTACATAAAACAATGTTCTTGGTGCATAGAATGTATGTTATTTAATGTTATCTCTGTTACCTGAAGTGATTTCGCAGAAGAAAGCCACGTTCTTATCATCTCAATTGCCAATTTTCATTTTGGTAACTTGGACGCCCTGGGTAGACTTTTCTCTGTTAAGTTGATATTCCACCAATGTGAACAGCCTCATTAAATCAAGCCCAGATATTTCCATAATGCTCCCCGCAGAGCCACTTCGCTCCTCACATAATGAGATTTTCTGAAGAGCTGAAGCCCTAAAATAACTTGCTAGTGCACGTTTAGACCCAGCGaagtgggtatgtgtgtgtatttaatgtAGGTGTGCTACCTACAGattcctgtatgtgtgtgtatatatatgtatatatacatacatatataaatatctgtTCTCTTAAACATAAGAgatacacacacatccatatatACCCATTGGCACTCTTTTCtgtgatttatttcaaatttgtGTTCTGACATACTTGTGTTAAAgacactggattttaaaaatttatttcctaaaaataGGCTTTCAGGAAACTTTTGAAAGAATTCACTTTACAGGGGAAATTGTTATTTTCatcaaatggaaaatatttcaagGGGAAACAGTATTTTCCCTGGAGTCTATTAAAATATTCCCATAAAATATTAGAGAACTTCCCAATGAAATAGCAATGATCTAAAGctcaattttttgttttcttttttctttaaagcgaTGAGACTACTTGTGTTAAAATTGATTATTACAGCTCTTACTGcgtttacattaaaaatattaatatataatttaaggCTAAATAAAGTAAACCAAAATATGGTACCCTTTTATCAGCTTTACCTTTGTAGATTGTTAAAATCCTTTCTTATGATCAGCTATCAGATGTATATAAATACTTTAGGCAATAATGTTTACATTTCcctccaaaatatatataattgatgAGAACGCTGGTTGGTCAAATTAACATAAATTCATCTTATGTTAGGTCCATTGGATCtgattattatattaaaaaattgtaaataaagtCTTTGTGCTTTAAATATTGCTGGCTGTATGAACTCACTGTAAGATATTTTACAAATGTGCAATAATTATAAAGCTTTGTATATTACATTATTTATTGTGTTTGGTcatgtaaaataaatgttatttaaatcaaagtgattttatttgtttaagaGATTGCAAAACGGTGCGTGCTggtgtttgtttttaactgtggCATCCAGGGTTATGAAAATCTCttaaaacaacatatttaaaTCCATATAATACACATATCAGACGGATTAATTCATTCTAATCATTATTTTTACGGCAAATACATTACTCATGTTTATAGGAGACATGCAGTACGTCCAAACATTAGTTTAACGTTAATTGGCTGGCTAAACAGATAAGAGTGTTTAGGAGTAGTTTGTGTGGATACGCAATGTAGAGGACACACTGGCATAGATACAGAGAGTGTGTGCACATCATGATTCAGGGCTGGGGGCTGTTTTTATTTGCAGTACTACAAAGGTCAACAAAATTAATTCCTCCATCTAATTGTTCATTTTTGATCCTCTCATTTATAGAAAACATATTAAGCCTTTATTCAGGGGGAAAAATCTACATTTAACAGACCCTGAAAACCACCAAACACAGGCTCCCTACTCCTGGCTCACCCTTCCTCACTAGCTGTCTCCTTTGGCCTTCTTTCAGGGAGTATAGCATATTCTTTAAACTCTAGTAATGTTTCCGCGTTACTTGCTGTGAACAGTTTACCAAATTGACTATGAATATTTGAGGcaattggatattttaaaatgttatttctccctcctctttcttttgCTTCGGTTTTCTGcccttttttctttcccagcTCCAGCTGCTTTCCCTCTCTTCGTGTATTTACAGATCTGCCTTAAAGTCGATATTTCGATGGAAAAATGCAAGAGTCAATGGTGTGTGCAAAGCGGTCTATTTCTATTCGATTTAAA
Proteins encoded in this window:
- the EVX2 gene encoding homeobox even-skipped homolog protein 2 encodes the protein MMERIRKEMILMERGLHSPTTGKRFSNLSDSAGNAVLEALENSQHPARLSPRLPSAPLHSALGDLPAKGKFEIDTLFNLQHPSSESTVSSEIASAAEGRKKPGHYSEAAAEADMSSDVEVGCSALRSPGGLGAVPLKENNGKGFAESGSVAGTTTSATGSGLGSLHGGGGGGGSGGGTALGGSGSGADQVRRYRTAFTREQIARLEKEFYRENYVSRPRRCELAAALNLPETTIKVWFQNRRMKDKRQRLAMSWPHPADPSFYTYMMTHAAATGSLPYPFHSHVPLHYYPHVGVTAAAAAAAASGAAAAASSPFATSIRPLDTFRALSHPYSRPELLCSFRHPGLYQTPAAAAGLNSAASAAAAAAAAAAAASSAAAAGAPPSGGSAPCSCLSCHSSQSAAAAAAAAAAALGSRGGGGGSGGGGGSAGAAGGSDFGCSGAAPRSESGFLPYSAAVLSKTAVSPPDQRDEAPLTR